The following coding sequences lie in one Gouania willdenowi chromosome 5, fGouWil2.1, whole genome shotgun sequence genomic window:
- the LOC114463934 gene encoding protein CBFA2T2-like: MPGSPVDAKTHSRSAPSSSASSMMPPLPSINPSGPRPASFSSTTLTNGNHHSPPTLNAVPSPPQRYSNGPSSSSSSSLANQQLPATCGARQLSKLKRFLTTLQQFGNDISPEMGDSVRSLVLALVNSTVTIEEFHSRLHEATNFPLRPFVIPFLKANLPLLQRELLHCARAAKQTPAQYLSQHEHLLLSTSTLASSPDSSELLMDPPEAGTKRHSPSRAKENGVHERPPPAMEPASKRICTISPAPRHSPAHPLPLTAQLHPTPPPLQHYALDDIAAPHILHREHSQRVLEIRDLKDRPRVPGTNGGYREEPVDHRLTDREWADEWRHLDHVLNCIVDMVEKTRRSVSVLRRCQESDREELNYWRRRSSEQEDPRKGGSGSAPFSKAHSPHSAESETQRDFAPRSGSGSAFVTDEIWRKAEEAVNEVKRQAMDEVQKAVAEAEQKAFEMIAAERAKMDKTLADAKRKAKEDAIMVINEQEDSSECCWNCGRKASETCSGCNAARYCGSFCQHKDWERHHLICSPGLQAQPKPVSAITANRSATAGASPVGLPGAKATECGPLVSSPGAEKTSVPSRSSTPSTPASAPETNGH; the protein is encoded by the exons ATGCCCGGTTCTCCTGTGGATGCTAAGACTCATTCCAGATCAGCCCCCAGCAGCAGCGCCAGTTCCATGATGCCACCCCTGCCCTCCATCAACCCCAGTGGCCCTCGTCCGGCCTCATTTTCCTCCACCACAC TGACCAATGGGAATCATCATTCCCCGCCAACCCTGAACGCAGTCCCGTCTCCACCGCAGCGCTACAGCAACGGACCTTCGTCATCCTCGTCATCATCCTTGGCGAACCAGCAGCTGCCGGCCACCTGTGGGGCTCGCCAGCTGAGCAAGCTGAAGCGTTTCCTGACCACGCTGCAACAGTTTGGCAACGACATTTCTCCTGAGATGGGAGACAGCGTTCGAAGCCTCGTACTCGCCCTCGTG AATTCCACAGTTACGATTGAGGAGTTTCACTCGCGGCTTCATGAGGCGACCAACTTTCCATTACGGCCTTTTGTTATTCCTTTTCTCAAG GCCAACTTACCACTCTTACAAAGAGAGCTGCTCCACTGTGCACGTGCAGCCAAACAGACCCCAGCCCAGTACCTGTCGCAGCACGAACACCTCCTGTTGAGCACCTCCACCCTGGCGTCCTCCCCGGACTCCTCGGAGCTGCTGATGGATCCTCCTGAAGCAGGAACCAAGAGACACAGTCCCAGCAG GGCCAAAGAGAACGGTGTACACGAGCGCCCACCGCCAGCCATGGAGCCTGCATCGAAGCGTATTTGCACCATAAGTCCCGCCCCGCGGCACAGCCCCGCCCACCCGCTGCCCCTCACTGCCCAGCTGCACCCCACGCCCCCACCTTTGCAACACTACGCTCTGGACGACATCGCAGCACCACACATCCTTCACCGCGAGCATAGCCAACGCGTGCTGGAGATCCGCGACCTCAAAGATCGACCCAGAGTACCTG GCACTAACGGAGGGTACCGAGAGGAGCCAGTGGAtcacagactgacagacagagagTGGGCTGACGAATGGAGGCATTTGGATCAT GTGTTGAACTGTATTGTCGACATGGTGGAGAAAACGCGGCGGTCTGTGAGCGTGCTCAGACGATGCCAGGAGTCGGACCGCGAGGAGCTGAACTACTGGAGGAGACGATCCAGCGAACAAGAAGACCCTCGTAAAGGAGGCTCGGGGTCTGCTCCTTTTTCCAAAGCACACAGTCCTCACTCAGCAGAGTCAG AGACACAAAGAGATTTTGCACCtcgttctggttctggttctgcaTTCGTAACTGATGAGATTTGGAGAAAAGCAG AAGAAGCAGTGAATGAAGTGAAGcgtcaggccatggatgaggtCCAGAAAGCCGTGGCCGAGGCAGAGCAGAAAGCCTTTGAGATGATCGCTGCTGAGAGGGCCAAGATGGATAAGACGCTGGCAGACGCAAAGAGGAAGGCAAAGGAGGACGCCATTATGGTCATTAATGAGCAGGAGGATTCCAGCGAG TGTTGCTGGAACTGTGGGCGTAAAGCTAGTGAGACGTGCAGCGGCTGCAACGCTGCTCGCTACTGCGGCTCCTTCTGCCAACACAAAGACTGGGAGAGACATCATCTTATCTGTAGTCCTGGACTTCAGGCTCAGCCCAAACCAGTTTCTGCAATCACTGCAAACAGATCCGCCACAGCTGGAGCGTCTCCTGTCGGTCTACCTGGGGCCAAAGCTACTGAATGTGGCCCTTTGGTCTCCAGTCCAGGTGCAGAGAAGACTTCAGTCCCGTCTCGTTCTTCCACACCGTCCACCCCTGCCTCGGCCCCAGAGACCAACGGACACTAA